A region from the Salminus brasiliensis chromosome 22, fSalBra1.hap2, whole genome shotgun sequence genome encodes:
- the LOC140544426 gene encoding myosin-4-like, whose protein sequence is MSTDAEMAVFGEAAPYLRKPERERVEAQNKPFDAKTAVFVADPKELYVKGTIQSKDGGKATVKTESGQSVTVKDDQVFPMNPPKFDKIEDMAMMTHLNEASVLYNLKERYAAWMIYTYSGLFCVTVNPYKWLPVYNQEVVVAYRGKKRQEAPPHIFSISDNAYQSMLTGRENQSILITGESGAGKTVNTKRVIQYFATIAVSGDKKKELPASGKMQGTLEDQIISANPLLEAFGNAKTVRNDNSSRFGKFIRIHFGTSGKLSSADIETYLLEKSRVTFQLSAERSYHIFYQIMSNKKPELIETLLITTNPFDYPFISQGEINVASINDSEELLATDSAVDILGFTVDEKIGIYKLTGAVLHYGNMKFKQKQREEQAEPDGTEDADKAAYLMGLNSADLLKALCYPRVKVGNEYVTKGQTVQQVYNSIGALAKSVYEKMFLWMVLRINQMLDTKQPRQFFIGVLDIAGFEIFDFNSLEQLCINFTNEKLQQFFNHHMFVLEQEEYKKEGIEWEFIDFGMDLAACIELIEKPMGIFSILEEECMFPKASDTTFKNKLYDQHLGKTSIFQKPKLVKGKAEAHFSLVHYAGTVDYNITGWLDKNKDPLNETVVQLYQKSALKLLAFLYSSYASAEGGAGGAGGKKATKKKGSSFQTVSALFRENLGKLMTNLRSTHPHFVRCIIPNESKTPGVMENHLVIHQLRCNGVLEGIRICRKGFPSRILYGDFKQRYKVLNASVIPEGQFIDNKKAAEKLLGSINVDHTQYKFGHTKVFFKAGLLGALEEMRDDKLAALVTITQALCRGFLMRTEFSMMMERRESIYIVQYNIRAFMNVKHWPWMKLYFKIKPLLKTAETEKEMATMKVEFTKCKDDLAKAEAKKKELETKMVTLLQDKNDLQLQVQAVAENLSDAEERCEGLIKSKIQMEGKVKELNERLEDEEEMNAELTAKKRKLEDECSELKKDIDDLELTLAKVEKEKHATENKVKNLTEEMTNMDESIAKLSKEKKALQEVHQQTLDDLQAEEDKVNTLTKAKSKLEQQVDELEGSLEQEKKVRMDLERAKRKLEGDLKLTQESMMDLENDKQQMEEKLKKKDFELSQLLSKIEDEQSVGAQLQKKIKELQARIEELEEEIETERAARAKTEKQRSDLSRDLEEVSEKLEEAGGATAAQIEMNKKREADFQKLRRDLEESTLHHEATAAGLRKKHADTVAELGEQIDNLQRVKQKLEKEKSEYKMELDDLVTSMEAVAKSKANYEKMCRSLEDQLSEYKSKHEENARQLSDISAQRARLQTENGEFSRQLEERDAVIAQMARAKLGFTQQVDDLKRQVEEETKAKNALAHALQSARHDAELLREQFDEEQEAKSELQRGMSKANSEVAQWRTKYETDAIQRTEELEEAKKKLAQRLQDTEESTEAVNAKCSSLEKTKQRLQGEVEDLMADVERANAQAATLDKKQRNFDKVLVEWKQKYEESQAELEGALKESRSLSTELFKMKNSYEEALDQLETLSRENKNLQQEITDLTEHIGENGKLIHELEKAKKQVDLEKMEIQTALEEAEASLEHEESKILRVQLELTQVKSEVDRKLAEKDEEMEQIKRNNQRMIESMQSMLDAEIRSRNDALRIKKKMEGDLNEMEVQLSHANRHAAEAQKQLRNVQCHLKDTTVHLDEAIRTQENLKEQEVMVERKNALMQAEIEELRAALEQTERSRKMSEQELVDATERVGLLHSQNTSLLNAKKKLECDVNQLQGEVEEAVQEARNAEEKAKKAITDAAMMAEELKKEQDTSSHLERMKKNLEVSVKDLQHRLDEAENLAMKGGKKQLQKLEARVRELENELDAEQKCGTEAVKSVRKYERRVKELTYQTEEDRKNVLRLQDLVDKLQLKVKAYKRQAEDAEEQANTHLSKLRKVQHELEEAEERADISETQVNKLRAKSRDAAKAAESE, encoded by the exons ATGAGCACTGATGCTGAAATGGCGGTGTTTGGCGAGGCAGCACCATATCTCCGAAAGCCAGAGAGGGAACGTGTCGAGGCTCAGAACAAGCCCTTTGACGCTAAAACTGCGGTGTTTGTGGCTGATCCCAAAGAGCTGTATGTCAAAGGCACCATCCAGAGCAAAGATGGTGGCAAAGCCACTGTAAAAACCGAGTCAGGCCAG AGTGTCACTGTGAAGGATGACCAGGTCTTCCCAATGAATCCACCAAAGTTCGATAAAATTGAGGACATGGCCATGATGACCCACCTCAATGAAGCTTCTGTGCTGTATAACCTCAAAGAGCGCTATGCAGCATGGATGATTTAT ACCTACTCTGGCTTGTTCTGTGTCACTGTGAACCCCTACAAGTGGCTTCCAGTGTATAATCAGGAGGTGGTAGTCGCCTACAGAGGCAAGAAGCGTCAGGAGGCCCCACCCCACATTTTCTCCATCTCTGACAATGCCTACCAGTCCATGCTCACTG GTAGAGAAAACCAGTCAATCTTGATCAC TGGAGAATCTGGGGCAGGAAAGACTGTGAACACAAAACGTGTCATCCAGTACTTTGCAACAATTGCTGTATCAGGAGACAAGAAGAAAGAGCTTCCAGCCTCTGGCAAAATGCAG GGTACACTGGAGGATCAGATCATCTCTGCTAACCCTCTACTTGAGGCCTTCGGTAATGCCAAGACCGTCAGGAACGACAACTCCTCTCGCTTT GGAAAATTCATCCGAATTCACTTTGGGACATCAGGAAAACTGTCTTCTGCTGATATTGAGACTT ATTTGCTGGAAAAGTCGAGAGTCACCTTCCAGCTCTCTGCAGAAAGAAGCTATCACATCTTCTATCAGATCATGTCCAATAAGAAACCTGAGCTGATAG AGACACTCCTCATAACCACCAACCCTTTTGACTATCCGTTTATAAGTCAAGGGGAGATCAATGTTGCCAGCATTAATGACAGTGAAGAACTTCTGGCCACAGAT AGTGCAGTGGACATCCTCGGTTTTACGGTAGACGAGAAAATCGGCATATATAAACTGACTGGTGCCGTGCTGCACTACGGCAACATGAAGTTCaagcagaaacagagagaggagcaggCCGAGCCTGATGGCACAGAGG ATGCTGACAAAGCAGCTTACCTCATGGGCCTGAACTCTGCAGACCTGCTGAAAGCACTGTGTTACCCCAGAGTGAAGGTTGGAAATGAGTATGTCACCAAGGGACAAACAGTCCAACAG GTTTATAACTCTATTGGAGCACTGGCAAAGTCAGTCTATGAGAAGATGTTCCTGTGGATGGTCCTTCGCATCAATCAGATGTTGGACACAAAGCAACCAAGGCAGTTCTTTATTGGTGTCCTTGACATTGCTGGATTTGAAATATTTGAT TTCAACAGTCTGGAGCAGCTCTGCATCAACTTCACCAACGAAAAACTGCAACAGTTTTTCAACCACCACATGTTTGTGCTTGAGCAAGAGGAGTATAAAAAGGAAGGGATAGAGTGGGAATTTATTGACTTTGGAATGGATCTAGCTGCTTGCATTGAGCTTATCGAGAAG CCAATGGGCATCTTCTCCATTCTCGAGGAGGAGTGCATGTTCCCCAAGGCATCCGACACTACCTTCAAGAACAAGCTCTATGATCAGCATCTTGGTAAAACAAGCATTTTCCAGAAGCCCAAGCTTGTCAAAGGCAAGGCAGAGGCTCACTTCTCCTTGGTCCACTACGCTGGCACTGTCGACTACAATATCACAGGCTGGCTGGATAAGAACAAAGATCCCCTGAATGAAACTGTGGTGCAGCTCTATCAAAAGTCGGCTTTGAAGTTGCTGGCTTTCCTTTATTCCAGTTATGCCTCTGCAGAAG gaggagctggtggagctggtggAAAGAAAGCAACAAAGAAGAAAGGCTCTTCTTTCCAGACCGTGTCAGCTCTCTTCAGG GAAAACCTTGGGAAGCTGATGACCAATTTGAGAAGCACTCATCCCCATTTTGTGAGATGCATTATTCCTAATGAGAGTAAAACTCCAG GTGTAATGGAGAACCATCTGGTTATCCATCAGCTGAGATGCAATGGTGTGTTGGAGGGAATCAGGATCTGCAGGAAAGGTTTCCCAAGCAGGATTCTGTATGGAGACTTTAAGCAAAG GTACAAAGTACTAAATGCAAGTGTCATCCCAGAAGGTCAGTTCATTGACAACAAGAAAGCTGCAGAGAAGCTCCTGGGGTCAATAAATGTGGATCATACCCAGTATAAATTTGGACACACTAAG GTGTTTTTCAAGGCTGGCCTTCTGGGAGCGCTAGAAGAGATGAGGGACGACAAACTAGCAGCTCTGGTCACCATCACTCAGGCACTGTGCAGGGGCTTCCTCATGAGGACAGAGTTCTCCATGATGATGGAGAGAAG AGAGTCCATTTATATAGTTCAGTACAACATCCGCGCATTCATGAACGTGAAACACTGGCCGTGGATGAAGCTCTACTTTAAGATCAAGCCGCTCCTCAAAACTGCAGAGACTGAGAAGGAGATGGCCACCATGAAGGTGGAGTTTACTAAATGCAAAGATGACCTGGCAAAGGCCGAGGCCAAGAAGAAGGAGCTTGAAACCAAAATGGTGACTCTTCTCCAAGACAAGAATGACCTGCAGCTTCAAGTTCAAGCT GTAGCCGAGAACTTGTCTGATGCTGAGGAGAGGTGTGAAGGCCTCATCAAAAGTAAGATCCAGATGGAGGGCAAAGTCAAAGAGCTAAACGAGAGGTtggaagatgaggaggagatgAATGCAGAGCTCActgctaaaaaaagaaaactggaGGATGAGTGCTCAGAGTTGAAAAAAGATATTGATGATCTGGAGCTCACTTTAGCCAAAGTGGAAAAGGAGAAACATGCTACTGAGAACAAG GTAAAGAATCTAACTGAGGAAATGACCAACATGGATGAAAGTATTGCAAAATTGTCAAAGGAAAAGAAAGCTCTCCAAGAGGTTCATCAGCAAACACTTGATGATCTCCAGGCAGAAGAAGACAAAGTCAACACACTGACAAAAGCCAAGAGCAAACTTGAACAACAAGTGGATGAA CTAGAAGGTTCTCTGGAGCAAGAGAAGAAGGTCCGTATGGATCTCGAGAGAGCAAAGAGAAAGCTTGAGGGTGATCTGAAGCTGACCCAAGAGTCCATGATGGACCTGGAAAATGACAAGCAACAAATGGAGGAGAAGCTGAAAAA GAAAGATTTTGAGCTAAGCCAGCTACTTAGTAAAATTGAGGATGAACAAAGTGTGGGAGCCCAGCTTCAGAAAAAGATAAAGGAGCTCCAG GCGCGTATCGAGGAATTAGAGGAGGAGATTGAAACTGAGCGTGCTGCGAGGGccaagacagagaagcagaggtCTGATCTCTCCCGGGACCTTGAGGAGGTCAGCGAGAAGCTGGAAGAGGCCGGTGGTGCTACCGCTGCTCAAATCGAAATGAACAAGAAACGCGAGGCAGATTTCCAGAAGCTGCGGCGTGATCTCGAAGAGTCCACCCTGCACCATGAAGCCACTGCTGCAGGCCTTCGGAAGAAGCATGCAGACACTGTGGCGGAGCTTGGGGAGCAGATTGACAACCTTCAGCGGGTTAAACAGAAactggagaaagagaagagtgaATATAAAATGGAGCTCGATGACCTGGTCACCAGTATGGAGGCCGTGGCAAAGTCAAAG GCTAACTATGAGAAAATGTGCCGCTCACTGGAAGATCAACTCAGTGAATATAAATCCAAGCATGAGGAGAATGCTCGTCAGCTCAGTGATATCAGTGCTCAAAGAGCAAGACTGCAAACTGAGAACG GAGAGTTTTCTCGCCAGCTGGAAGAGAGAGATGCCGTGATTGCTCAGATGGCCAGGGCCAAACTGGGTTTTACCCAACAGGTTGATGACCTTAAGAGACAAGTGGAAGAAGAAACGAAG gCTAAAAATGCTCTAGCACATGCACTGCAATCTGCTCGCCATGATGCCGAGCTGCTCCGAGAGCAGTTTGACGAGGAGCAGGAGGCGAAGTCTGAACTCCAGAGAGGGATGTCAAAGGCCAATAGTGAAGTGGCTCAGTGGAGAACCAAATACGAGACTGATGCCATTCAGCGCACAGAGGAGCTTGAGGAGGCCAA GAAAAAACTTGCCCAGCGCTTGCAAGACACAGAGGAATCGACTGAGGCTGTAAATGCCAAGTGCTCCTCTCTTGAGAAGACCAAGCAGAGACTGCAAGGTGAAGTAGAGGACTTAATGGCTGATGTGGAGAGAGCAAATGCACAAGCAGCCACCCTTGATAAAAAGCAGAGGAACTTTGATAAG GTTTTAGTCGAGTGGAAGCAAAAGTATGAGGAGAGCCAGGCAGAGTTAGAAGGAGCTCTGAAAGAGTCTCGTTCACTCAGTACAGAGCTTTTCAAAATGAAAAACTCTTACGAAGAGGCCTTGGATCAGTTGGAGACTCTCAGTAGAGAGAACAAGAACCTGCAGC AGGAAATAACCGATCTTACTGAGCACATTGGTGAAAATGGGAAGCTAATCCATGAGCTTGAGAAGGCAAAAAAGCAAGTGGACTTGGAGAAGATGGAAATTCAGACTGCTCTAGAAGAAGCAgag GCCTCTTTGGAGCATGAGGAATCAAAGATTCTTCGTGTTCAGCTTGAGCTAACCCAAGTGAAGTCTGAGGTGGACAGAAAGCTTGCTGAGAAAGACGAAGAGATGGAACAGATCAAACGCAACAACCAGCGCATGATCGAATCCATGCAGTCGATGCTGGATGCTGAGATCAGAAGCAGAAACGATGCTCTGAGAATTAAAAAGAAGATGGAGGGAGACCTCAACGAAATGGAGGTTCAGCTGAGTCACGCAAACCGACATGCGGCTGAGGCCCAGAAACAACTGAGAAATGTTCAATGCCATTTGAAG GATACAACCGTTCACCTGGATGAAGCCATCAGAACTCAGGAAAACCTGAAGGAGCAGGAAGTGATGGTGGAGCGGAAGAATGCTCTGATGCAGGCTGAGATAGAGGAGCTGAGAGCTGCTCTGGAGCAGACGGAGAGAAGCCGGAAAATGTCCGAGCAGGAGCTGGTGGATGCTACTGAGCGTGTGGGCCTCCTGCATTCCCAG AACACCAGTCTGCTCAATGCCAAGAAGAAGCTGGAGTGTGATGTAAATCAACTCCAAGGAGAGGTAGAGGAAGCCGTCCAAGAGGCGAGGAACGCTGAGGAAAAAGCAAAGAAGGCCATCACTGAC GCTGCCATGATGGCAGAAGAACTGAAGAAAGAGCAGGACACCAGCAGCCACCTGGAGAGGATGAAGAAGAACCTGGAGGTATCAGTAAAAGATCTGCAGCATCGTCTGGATGAGGCTGAAAACCTGGCCatgaaaggaggaaaaaaacagctCCAGAAACTGGAGGCCAGG GTGCGTGAACTGGAGAATGAGCTTGACGCTGAACAAAAGTGTGGGACAGAAGCTGTTAAAAGTGTTCGTAAATACGAGAGAAGAGTTAAGGAGCTCACCTATCAG actgaGGAGGACAGAAAGAATGTCCTGAGACTCCAGGATCTGGTGGATAAGCTTCAGCTAAAAGTGAAGGCCTACAAGCGACAGGCAGAAGATGCT GAAGAGCAGGCCAACACTCACCTGTCTAAGCTAAGGAAGGTGCAGCATGAGCTGGAGGAGGCTGAGGAGCGGGCCGACATTTCCGAGACGCAGGTCAACAAGCTGAGAGCCAAGAGCCGCGATGCTGCAAAG GCTGCTGAATCTGAGTAG
- the LOC140543956 gene encoding manganese-dependent ADP-ribose/CDP-alcohol diphosphatase-like has product MEDGAPPLFTFGVIADIQYADRDDGFNFHRTRKRFYRNSLRILNNASRCWEEEEEPERRPAFILQLGDVIDGLNRDHDASDRALQAVMDEFSGCSAQVHHVWGNHEFYNFSRGALFQSALNSRDRGGGGGEDEEKGRKGEEGSLEEVYSYHFSPHPKFRFVVLDAYDLSIIGREKSSKKFKQSMKIIKQHNPNEELNEPPAISLLESRFVKYNGGFSQDQLDWLDRVLVSADEEEEKVTIVSHLPVHPYSTDPVCLAWNYDQILSILNSHKSVVCFMAGHDHDGGYHRDTHGIHHLTLEGVIETPPFSDAFGTVYVYEDKMVLRGRGRISDRVMMFR; this is encoded by the exons ATGGAGGACGGAGCTCCGCCGCTGTTCACGTTCGGCGTGATCGCGGACATTCAGTACGCGGACAGAGACGACGGCTTCAACTTTCACCGCACGAGGAAACGCTTCTACCGGAACAGCCTGCGCATCCTGAACAACGCCAGCAGGTGctgggaggaggaagaggagccgGAGCGGAGGCCCGCCTTCATCCTGCAGCTCGGGGATGTTATCGACGGCCTCAACAGAGACCACGACGCGTCCGACAGAGCGCTTCAGGCGGTGATGGACGAGTTCAGCGGCTGCTCGGCCCAAGTCCATCATGTGTGGGGCAACCACGAGTTTTACAACTTCAGCAGAGGAGCGCTGTTCCAGTCCGCCCTCAACAGCCGGgatagaggaggaggaggaggagaagatgaagaaaaaggaaggaaaggTGAGGAGGGCAGTCTGGAAGAAGTGTACTCCTACCACTTCAGCCCTCATCCCAAATTCCGCTTCGTTGTGCTGGATGCCTACGACCTGAGTATTATAGGTAGAGAGAAGTCCAGCAAGAAGTTCAAGCAGTCCATGAAGATCATCAAGCAGCACAACCCCAATGAGGAGCTCAACGAGCCTCCAG CCATTTCCCTGCTGGAATCAAGGTTTGTGAAGTACAACGGAGGATTCAGTCAAGACCAGCTGGACTGGTTGGACAGAGTGCTGGTCAGTGCagatgaagaagaggaaaaggTCACCATCGTGA GTCACCTTCCCGTTCATCCCTACTCTACAGACCCTGTTTGCCTCGCGTGGAACTATGACCAGATACTGTCTATTCTGAACTCTCATAAGAGTGTGGTGTGTTTCATGGCTGGGCATGACCATGACGGGGGCTACCACAGGGACACACATGGGATTCATCACCTCACCCTGGAGGGGGTTATCGAGACGCCTCCCTTCAGCGACGCGTTTGGGACTGTCTATGTTTATGAAGACAAAATGGTCCTCAGAGGCAGAGGGAGGATATCTGACAGGGTGATGATGTTTCGATGA